The genomic window TAAAGTTAATCGCTGCTGCATTTTCTTGCGGCGCATCTTTTTTAATTCAGGTAATTTATTTTCTATAGACTGATTTCTTTTTTTCTTAACTGATTTCTTTTTAAAAGAAGAGAAGAGCGCAGATATTTCTTTGCTTTTTTTAACCAAATCTCTTTTTTTTGTCATACGCTATCCTCCTCTTTTATTTTTTTTTATCCGTAATCTCTTTTATCATTTGAATTAAATGATCTGCAGCTTTAGGCAAGCCTAATTTTTTAGCTGCATTTGCCATATTTTTCCTTAACTCTTTATTCAACATTAGTTCATCAATTGCTTCTATCAAGCTTTCTCCACTCAATCGATTTTCAGCTATCATCTTAGCTGCACTCCGTTTAGTTAAACTCTCAGCATTTCTAGTTTGGTGGTCATTAGTAACATAAGGACTAGGAACTAAAATACTTGGTAGACCTAAGGCTGTTAATTCTGCTAATGTCGTTGCTCCACTTCTAGAGACTACTAGTTCAACATTCGCAAAGACTTCAGGCATATTTTCGATGTAGGGAACGACTGAAATTGACGAACTGTTTTCTAGATAAGGTTCAATATGTTTTTTTATTGACTCATAATGTATTTCACCTGTTGCGAATAGCACTTGATAATCTTTATTTTTCAATAGTGGTACAGCCTCAAGAAAAGCTTCATTTAAAATTCTAGCACCACGACTTCCACCAAAAATTAAAACAGTTGGCTGATTGGCAACCAAATAATAGTCTTCTAGAATAGCTGATGGTTTTGCATCTACTGCTTCTTGTGCTCTTGGATTACCTGTATAATCGACTTTTTCTGAGTAATTACTAAATTCATTTCGAGCTTCTTCAAAGCACACGGCTATTTTTGTTACATAGCGTGCTAAAAATTTATTTGTGACGCCAGCTACGCTATTTTGTTCATGGATAATTGTTGGTATTTTTAACTTTGATGCTGCGTAAATAACCGGTGCGCAAACATAACCTCCTGTTCCAATAACGACATCTGGATGGAAGTCTTTAATTATTTTTTTCGATTTTTGAATACTCGTAATAAATAAATAAATTGTCTTAAAATTGCTTATTGAAAAAGAACGTTTAAATCCTTGAACTTCTATAGATTTAAATGGTATCGCCGCGTTTCTAATAATTTTGCTTTCTAATCCCTTTTCTGTACCAACGTATAAAATTTCAGTAGTAGGGTCTAACTGTTTAATCCTTTTAATTAAAGCTAAGGCAGGATAAATATGCCCGCCTGTACCGCCACCAGATAATATAATTTTCATTTTATGTCAGACCAATTAGCCTACTCCTCCTCTTTATTTGTTTCATTGATTAATTGTTCGATAGAGTTAATAAATGCGTCTCCACGAACTTCAAAACTTCTGTATTGGTCCCAACTTGCACAAGCTGGTGACAACAAGATAACTTCTCCTGGTTCACTTAATTCAAAGGCAACGGTTACTGCAGCTTCTACGTTCTGAACAAATTTAATTTGTTTAATTCCCGCTTTTTCACCCGTTTCAGCTAATTTAACAGCCGTTTCTCCAAAAACAATCAAAGCTTTTACATTTTTTAGTTCTGGTACTAACTCATCAAAATTATTTCCTCTATCCAATCCTCCAGCAAGTAAAATAATTGGAACTTTAAAACCTCTTAAAGCATTTTTTGTGGCTAAACTATTAGTAGCTTTTGAATCATTATAGAAACGTCTTCCCTTAAACTCTCTTACAAACTGAGTTCGATGTTTTACTCCTGTAAATTGTTCAAGACATTCTCTGATTTCGCCATTTTTTTGTCCCAGTATTTTTGTAGCTGCAATAGCTGCCATAGCATTTTCTACGTTGTGCTCACCTGGCACCAATATAGATGCTTTATTCATGATTGGCTCATTCTGATAATAAATAACGTCATCTTTTAAATAAACACCATTTTCTAATTGCTCCAATCGCGAGAAAGGTATGATTTTAGCTTTACTTGTTTTTGTTAGTTCTCTCAACTCTGGTTGATCCCAATTAACGATTAAATAGTCAGATTCAGTTTGGTTTTCGGTAATTCTCATTTTAGCTTGAACATACTTATCTCTTGATCCATGATAATCAAGATGTGCTGAATAAATATTTATAATAATTGCGATATGTGGCTTTAACTCTGTTATACCCATTAATTGAAAACTAGATAGTTCCATAATAATTTCGTCATTTTCTGTAGACGTTTGGGCCACCAAACTAGCTGGGGTTCCAATATTTCCAGCAACATAAGCTTGTCCTTTTTCACGCTTTTTATTTAATATATCTGCAATCATCGTTGTCGTAGTTGTCTTTCCGTTTGTCCCTGTAATACCAACTAATGTACTTTCAGAAACTTCATAGGCAAGTTCAACCTCCGTAATAACTGGGATACCTTTTTCAATAGCCCGTACAATAATCGGATTAGTATACATAATTCCAGGATTCTTTACAATCCATTCAAAGTCTTCATCTAGTAACTCAACAGGGTGGCCTCCTGTTACTACTTTGATTCCAGATTCTAATAATTCCTGTGCTTCAGGATTTTCGTCAAATTTTTTATAATCGTTAACCGTTACCAACGCTCCTAGTGAATGGAGCAACTTTGCTGCGTTTACACCACTTAAAGCTAGTCCTAAAACCAACACTTTAGTATTTTGATATCGTTTAATATTTTTCATATTCAAACCTCTTTTCAGCGGAATAATTTAAACTACTAAATTTATTAACCTGTTTATTTTGTCTATTCTAAAAAACTAGCCATAGGCTTAGTACTGCTGTAATAAGACTGATAAACCAGAATGCTAATACAATACGCCATTCACTCCAACCGCTAATTTCAAAATGATGATGGATAGGACTCATTTTAAAGACCCTTTTTCCTGTTAATTTGAACGAGGTTACTTGAATCATGACACTAGCTGTTTCGATTACAAAAATTAATCCGATTAAAAGTAAAGACCACTCTTGCTTTAATAAAATAGATACTGCTGCTAATCCTCCGCCTAGTGCAAGCGAACCAACATCTCCCATAAATATTTTTGCTGGCTTTTTATTGAAGAAGAAAAAGCCGACTAAACCTCCCATAATCGTTAAACAAAAAATTAAAATATCTGTTTGTTGCTGATTCCAAGCAATGAATGCGTAAGCTGTATAAGCTATCCCCGCTGTACCTGCAACTAATCCATCTAGTCCATCTGTTAGATTAACGGCATTAGAAAATCCAACTAACCAAAATAAAGCAAAAATACCATAGAACCATCCGAAATCAATTGAACCTATCAAGGGAATAGTTAAATTGGTTGGGAGGTTGTTCAATTGGTAAACAATAAAAAATAGCAGTCCACCAACTAATTGACCAATCAATTTTTGCTTAGAAGTTAATCCTAAGTTGCGTTTTCTAAAAACTTTAATAAAATCATCTAAAAAACCTAATAAACCATAAAGTAAAGTAATAAATAATAACAATCCTAAACTTATTGATAAACTCTTCTGCCAAACACCAACCCACACCGTTGAAATAACGGATGCTATCAAAAAAACAACACCCCCCATTGTCGGCGTTCCTGTTTTAACTTCATGCCATTTAGGACCATCATCTCTTGTTGTTTGTCCTAATTGTTTTGTTCTAAAATAGCCAATAATAATTGGCATTGCCATAATAGTCAACGCAAAACTACTAACCGATGACAATAACATTTCTGTCCAGTGCATGCTTAATCGCTCCTACATTTTTAAATTTTTTAGCTTGATAGCTTTTTCTACTTCTTCAACGTCATCAAAATGGTGCTTTGTTGTTCCAATAATTTGATAATCCTCATGCCCTTTTCCTGCAATTAAAATAATATCATTTGTTGTCGCTTGGTTGACGGCTGCTTGAATAGCTTTTTTACGATCTAAAATCATTTGGTAAGTACCCGCTTTTAAGTTTACAACCATTTCGTCAAGAATATCTTGTGGCTCTTCTGTTCTTGGATTATCAGATGTGAAAATGACATAATCTGAGTTAGCGATAGCAACTTCTGCCATAATAGGTCGCTTTGTCCGATCTCGGTCTCCGCCACATCCAACTATACAATATACTTTACCCGTTTTAATCTCATTTACTGCATCTAATACATTTAACAACCCATCAGGTGTGTGAGCATAGTCGACAATTACTGTGAAGTTTTGTACGCCTTGTACGACTTCAAAACGACCTCTTACTCCTTTAATTTTTTCCATTGAATCAATTACACTAGCTAAATTTATTCCAGAAGCATAAGCAGCTGCAATAGAAGCCAAAGCATTAGACACATTAAATTTACCTATCATCTGCATATGGACAGGGTGTTTTTTTCCTTGAAACAGCAAAATAAAACTAGTCCCTTTATTCGTTGTTTTTAACTCTAATGCTCTGAAATCTGCTGGTTCCTCAATACCGTATGAATAAATTTGTGCAGCTGTTTTATTTTGGTAGCTTCGACCAACTGAATCATCGACATTCAAAACAGCGTATTTAGGTTGTGTATTTTGGTAACTATTTCCTAATTGAGAAAACAGCAATTCCTTTGCATGCGCATATCCCTCCATTGTGCGATGGTATTCTAAATGATCTTGGCTCAAGTTTGTGAATATTGCCACATCAAAATCTGTTCCCCAGACTCTTCCTTGTACTAATGCATGAGAAGAGACCTCCATAGAACAAGTCGTTACACCTGCGTCGTTCATTTCACTTAATGTTTTTTGCAAAGTAATACTATCTGGAGTCGTGTTTTTGGTTGTGAACAGTTTATCTCCAATACGCCGATACATTGTTCCAATGACACCTGTAGTTTCTCCGTGATTTCTAAAAATTTGATCTAATAGATGAGTTACAGTTGTTTTACCGTTTGTACCTGTTACCCCAATCACTCTTAAACGTTGACTAGGATGTTCGTAAAAACTATCTGCTAAAACGGCCATCGCTTTTGTTGTATCTGCAACGTAAACTACTGGTACAGAAACTGTTATTTTTTTACTAGCTATAATTAAAGTGGCACCTCTACTAACTGCTTCTTCGACCAATTTATGACCATCTTGTATAGCTCCTTCGATACAGATAAACAAAGAATTTTTTTCTATTTCCCGTGTATCTTGGGTGATCTTAGAAATGGATAATGCTTGAGGAATATCACTAGTTATCCCTTTAATAACAAGGGGTGCGATTAAATCAATTGCTTTCATAATTTCCACCTTTTCTATTCTATTATTAAGGAGAAGCTAGGGTGATTGTAATGGTTTCCTCATTTTGCATATTAGCTTGCGGCATGAGGCCCTGTTCGACTACGTAACCCTCTCCTTCAAATATAAATTTAATTCCAGTGATTTCAGATACTTTTAAAACATCATTCTTAGACCAACCAGTCATATCAGGCATTGTCATAGCACCATTAGTCATTAATATAATTCGTTGATTTTTTATAATTATCTTCTGAGGCAGCGGCAATTGTTGAACTACGGCATCTCCATTTCCAATGATTGTTACATCTAACTTTGCTTCATTTAATTTTTCTAATGCATCTACTTTAGAAATACCAGTTACTTTTGGCATCTCGACTTGATTCAAATTTTGACTTTGAGACTCATCTGTTAATTGTTGGTACTCAAGAGTTCTTTTCATTACAGGATTAAAAATTGCTTTTACTACGTCTCCCCCGATTATAGATGAATTATTGATTATTGGCTGTTGTACCGTAATATACAATATAACCTTAGGATCATCAGCAGGTGCCATTCCGACAACGGAATAAATATAATTGTTCCCACCGCTATAATACATCTTTGTGTCAGGATTTACAATTTGTGCCGTTCCAGTTTTAGCTGCAATTTCATAGCCTTCGATTTTATATGCCTGTCCAGTACCGTTTTCGCTGTAGACAACTTCTTTTAAATAATTTAAAGCTTGATTTGCCGACTCTTTAGAAACGGGTTCACTCACTACTTCAGGTTCAATAATTTTTTCATTCCCTGTTATAGGATCCACAAGTTTGCTTATAAATTGTGGTTTCATCATTTTACCTTCATTTGCTACAGCTGAATAAGCTTGCATCATTTGCATAACCGTTATCGTCAATCCTTGACCAAATGATGTATTAGCTTTCTCAAGAGGCCACATGTAAGGATTGAATCCTTCTTGTTCATTTGGTAAACCGGTAGATGTCGTTTTTCCTATACCAAATTTATCCATATATTCTTTCCAGGTTTCAGTCCCCATTTTTTCCATTAGATTTACAAAGGCTACATTACTCGATCTTTCTAATCCTTCTAGATAACTGATTTGACCCCACCCATTTACATTATGATCGTTTACTTTGCCGCCTTCAATTGTTTTTGAACCTGACATATAGGTTTCACTAGGATTAAATACTCCTTCATTAATAGCCGAAGCAAGCGTTAAAACTTTCATTGTTGAACCAGGTTCAAACGTATTTTCGACCAATAAATTCTGCCACAAATCTCCAATACCTTCTTTAGTCGTTCCATTAAATGAAGGCCTTTGGGAAGCAGCTATAATTGCTCCTGTTTCTGGATTCATTAGCGTAGCTGTCATACCAACTGGTTGATATTTATCATTAACTTCAGTCATAATACTCTCTAAGTAAACTTGCATTCTTTTATCTAAAGTTAAATAGATATCTTTACCGTCTATTGGATCTGTAGATTTCACAGAAGAGTTAGGTAAAACATAGCCGAAGCTATCTTTCTGGTACTCAATTGATCCGTCTTTGCCAGTCAATTCAGCGTTATAAGATTGCTCTATACCCATTAAGCCAACCAAGTCGTCATTCGATGGATTTACACTTGGTTCACCATTTTTATCTGTAGGTAGTTCAGCATAGCCGACAATATGCGAAGCAAAAGTACCATTTGGATATAATCTAGTTGGTGTTTCATCAAAAATAATTCCAGGTAACTTTTCTTTTTCAATCGATGACTTCATATCATATGTTAATTTTTTACCAGCAGAACCAAACTCAACTTGACTCAAGTTCTCTTGGTTTAATTTTTTCAAAATTTCAGCCTCACTCATAGAAATATGCTTAGCTAAAGCTGCTGCTGTTTTTTGCTTGTTTACTACATGCAGAGGTTTTTCAGGGGTATTAGACCACTCATCTGTTAAAACAGCGATTAACGAATAAGAAGTAGCGTCTACAGCAATAGTATTACCACCGACATCATAAATGGCTCCTCTGTTTGCTTCGAGTACACTACTTCTTGTATAAAGATTGTTAACATTTTGAGATAAATCTTCTCCGTTAATTTCTCCTTTTACCATAATATAAGCAAAACGTCCTACAAATACCATAAAGGTTAATCCAGCAAGAAAAAAAAGCAAGATTGTCATATTTTTTCTATTTTTAAAAGGGCTTCTATTTTTCATTTAATAACATTCCTTACATTTGCTTCATTCATTTTTAATCCTTGTTCATTAGCAATTCTATAGATTCGATCATATCTAGATAGTTCTTGTACTTCTTGTTGTAAATTGCTGTTTACCGTGGTTGTACTTAGAATCGATGCCTTTGTGTCTTGTAACGCCCGATTCGTGCTTGCTATATTAATTTCCAAAGAAATACTAATTGTCATTAAGGTAAAAGCTATAGCCATAATCATACCCATTAGCATTTTTTCTAATCCAGTTACAATTGATTTTTTGGGAATCGATTTATGTACCATCCTAGTTGACTGTTCAGGCGTATTAAGCGGCGACTGCAGAGGTATTTCTACTTCAACTTTTCTAGCTGAATTACTATTTAATGGCATTTACATAACTTCCTTTCCAACTTCTTTTTGAAGTTTCTATTTTCTTTGTCTTTCTGCTACTCTCAATTTTGCACTTCTAGCCCGATTATTTATTTCCAATTCATCTTCACTCGGTAAAATTGGTTTTCGAGTGATTAATTTTAATTCCGGTAAGTATTCTTCCGGAATAATTGGTAATCCTCTTGGTGTTTCTCGACCTTTAGCGTATTCTTTAAAAATTGATTTTACAATTCGGTCTTCTAATGAATGAAATGTAATGGCGCTAATTCTGCCTCCTACTTTTAATAAGCCAATCGCTTCTTCAAGTGAGTCTTCTACTGAAGATAACTCATCATTCACAGCAATTCTTATTGCTTGAAAGACTCGTTTTGCAGGATGACCCCCTTTTCTTCTAGCTGGTGCCGGAATACCACTTTTTATAATTTCAACTAGTTCACTAGTCGTTTCAATTGTTTTTTCTTCACGCGCTGCTTCTATTTTTCGTGCAACACTTTTAGAAAATTTCTCTTCACCGTA from Carnobacterium iners includes these protein-coding regions:
- the murG gene encoding undecaprenyldiphospho-muramoylpentapeptide beta-N-acetylglucosaminyltransferase; its protein translation is MKIILSGGGTGGHIYPALALIKRIKQLDPTTEILYVGTEKGLESKIIRNAAIPFKSIEVQGFKRSFSISNFKTIYLFITSIQKSKKIIKDFHPDVVIGTGGYVCAPVIYAASKLKIPTIIHEQNSVAGVTNKFLARYVTKIAVCFEEARNEFSNYSEKVDYTGNPRAQEAVDAKPSAILEDYYLVANQPTVLIFGGSRGARILNEAFLEAVPLLKNKDYQVLFATGEIHYESIKKHIEPYLENSSSISVVPYIENMPEVFANVELVVSRSGATTLAELTALGLPSILVPSPYVTNDHQTRNAESLTKRSAAKMIAENRLSGESLIEAIDELMLNKELRKNMANAAKKLGLPKAADHLIQMIKEITDKKK
- the murD gene encoding UDP-N-acetylmuramoyl-L-alanine--D-glutamate ligase; the protein is MKNIKRYQNTKVLVLGLALSGVNAAKLLHSLGALVTVNDYKKFDENPEAQELLESGIKVVTGGHPVELLDEDFEWIVKNPGIMYTNPIIVRAIEKGIPVITEVELAYEVSESTLVGITGTNGKTTTTTMIADILNKKREKGQAYVAGNIGTPASLVAQTSTENDEIIMELSSFQLMGITELKPHIAIIINIYSAHLDYHGSRDKYVQAKMRITENQTESDYLIVNWDQPELRELTKTSKAKIIPFSRLEQLENGVYLKDDVIYYQNEPIMNKASILVPGEHNVENAMAAIAATKILGQKNGEIRECLEQFTGVKHRTQFVREFKGRRFYNDSKATNSLATKNALRGFKVPIILLAGGLDRGNNFDELVPELKNVKALIVFGETAVKLAETGEKAGIKQIKFVQNVEAAVTVAFELSEPGEVILLSPACASWDQYRSFEVRGDAFINSIEQLINETNKEEE
- the mraY gene encoding phospho-N-acetylmuramoyl-pentapeptide-transferase, which codes for MHWTEMLLSSVSSFALTIMAMPIIIGYFRTKQLGQTTRDDGPKWHEVKTGTPTMGGVVFLIASVISTVWVGVWQKSLSISLGLLLFITLLYGLLGFLDDFIKVFRKRNLGLTSKQKLIGQLVGGLLFFIVYQLNNLPTNLTIPLIGSIDFGWFYGIFALFWLVGFSNAVNLTDGLDGLVAGTAGIAYTAYAFIAWNQQQTDILIFCLTIMGGLVGFFFFNKKPAKIFMGDVGSLALGGGLAAVSILLKQEWSLLLIGLIFVIETASVMIQVTSFKLTGKRVFKMSPIHHHFEISGWSEWRIVLAFWFISLITAVLSLWLVF
- a CDS encoding UDP-N-acetylmuramoyl-L-alanyl-D-glutamate--2,6-diaminopimelate ligase encodes the protein MKAIDLIAPLVIKGITSDIPQALSISKITQDTREIEKNSLFICIEGAIQDGHKLVEEAVSRGATLIIASKKITVSVPVVYVADTTKAMAVLADSFYEHPSQRLRVIGVTGTNGKTTVTHLLDQIFRNHGETTGVIGTMYRRIGDKLFTTKNTTPDSITLQKTLSEMNDAGVTTCSMEVSSHALVQGRVWGTDFDVAIFTNLSQDHLEYHRTMEGYAHAKELLFSQLGNSYQNTQPKYAVLNVDDSVGRSYQNKTAAQIYSYGIEEPADFRALELKTTNKGTSFILLFQGKKHPVHMQMIGKFNVSNALASIAAAYASGINLASVIDSMEKIKGVRGRFEVVQGVQNFTVIVDYAHTPDGLLNVLDAVNEIKTGKVYCIVGCGGDRDRTKRPIMAEVAIANSDYVIFTSDNPRTEEPQDILDEMVVNLKAGTYQMILDRKKAIQAAVNQATTNDIILIAGKGHEDYQIIGTTKHHFDDVEEVEKAIKLKNLKM
- a CDS encoding penicillin-binding protein, whose amino-acid sequence is MKNRSPFKNRKNMTILLFFLAGLTFMVFVGRFAYIMVKGEINGEDLSQNVNNLYTRSSVLEANRGAIYDVGGNTIAVDATSYSLIAVLTDEWSNTPEKPLHVVNKQKTAAALAKHISMSEAEILKKLNQENLSQVEFGSAGKKLTYDMKSSIEKEKLPGIIFDETPTRLYPNGTFASHIVGYAELPTDKNGEPSVNPSNDDLVGLMGIEQSYNAELTGKDGSIEYQKDSFGYVLPNSSVKSTDPIDGKDIYLTLDKRMQVYLESIMTEVNDKYQPVGMTATLMNPETGAIIAASQRPSFNGTTKEGIGDLWQNLLVENTFEPGSTMKVLTLASAINEGVFNPSETYMSGSKTIEGGKVNDHNVNGWGQISYLEGLERSSNVAFVNLMEKMGTETWKEYMDKFGIGKTTSTGLPNEQEGFNPYMWPLEKANTSFGQGLTITVMQMMQAYSAVANEGKMMKPQFISKLVDPITGNEKIIEPEVVSEPVSKESANQALNYLKEVVYSENGTGQAYKIEGYEIAAKTGTAQIVNPDTKMYYSGGNNYIYSVVGMAPADDPKVILYITVQQPIINNSSIIGGDVVKAIFNPVMKRTLEYQQLTDESQSQNLNQVEMPKVTGISKVDALEKLNEAKLDVTIIGNGDAVVQQLPLPQKIIIKNQRIILMTNGAMTMPDMTGWSKNDVLKVSEITGIKFIFEGEGYVVEQGLMPQANMQNEETITITLASP
- the ftsL gene encoding cell division protein FtsL — translated: MPLNSNSARKVEVEIPLQSPLNTPEQSTRMVHKSIPKKSIVTGLEKMLMGMIMAIAFTLMTISISLEINIASTNRALQDTKASILSTTTVNSNLQQEVQELSRYDRIYRIANEQGLKMNEANVRNVIK
- the rsmH gene encoding 16S rRNA (cytosine(1402)-N(4))-methyltransferase RsmH gives rise to the protein MTEFNHETVLLHETVDNLSIVPDGIYVDCTLGGAGHSEYLLSQLSENGHLYAFDQDIRAIENAEIRLADYVEKDMVTFIKSNFRFIKEELNALGVIEVDGIFYDLGVSSPQLDEAQRGFSYHQDAPLDMRMDTDAPLTAKEVVNSWAYQDLVRIFYRYGEEKFSKSVARKIEAAREEKTIETTSELVEIIKSGIPAPARRKGGHPAKRVFQAIRIAVNDELSSVEDSLEEAIGLLKVGGRISAITFHSLEDRIVKSIFKEYAKGRETPRGLPIIPEEYLPELKLITRKPILPSEDELEINNRARSAKLRVAERQRK